The following proteins come from a genomic window of Lachnoclostridium phytofermentans ISDg:
- a CDS encoding family 43 glycosylhydrolase: MKLREAILNRDLDVVKDLLVKDPNSIEDKTGGVWLPFLAASLGDLEIVRYIVEYSRASFNETDELNRNVLHYGVESGNISVVRYLVERVGMSPVSGDINLVTPYEIAYENKNKEILTYFEEVCGAPYEQMYHNPIRTGMHPDPSIICVGDDFYMVNSSFIFFPCIPISHSKDLIHWKVIGHAITNPEWAYLDELEGGRGYWAPDISYYEGKYYITATYRLNDTGTVYRKQMVVSSDKPEGPYCEPVFLDEDGIDPSIFTDDDGRRYMLLNRGARIFEISKDGKKQLSEATLLYYGHQKRAPEGSHLLKKDGWYYLFQAEGGTGLGHRISVARSKELFGVYTPCPYNPIMRQQDEKGAIKRCGHGKPVKTPNGEWYMVYLCGRQLEGEYSLLGRETALDPITWTADGWPLVNNLEGPSVLQKLPNLTPYIPEPESDDFKNGILSSLWVSQRVPEENAYTFGNGYLKIQGSKKDLDTTESRNILLRRQQDFHFTFEVTVGDINLNIGQDYGLTCYYDENTYLKYGLFETKEGLFLQVVEHIDEETKISLSTKVTKGEYSLRIVTEGLKRSFYYQSIVDQEETNWHSLGQLDRVYYLCDEGINRGKRFTGAMVGMYAHAGENSSLTGEFKDIVYQGMDR, translated from the coding sequence ATGAAATTACGCGAGGCAATATTAAACAGAGATTTAGATGTTGTGAAGGATCTATTAGTAAAGGATCCAAATTCAATTGAGGATAAAACTGGAGGAGTATGGTTACCATTTTTGGCAGCATCTCTAGGAGATTTAGAAATTGTACGGTATATTGTAGAATATTCCAGAGCAAGTTTTAATGAAACAGATGAATTAAACAGAAACGTTCTTCATTATGGTGTTGAATCAGGTAACATTTCCGTTGTTCGTTACCTAGTAGAAAGAGTTGGAATGTCACCGGTTTCTGGAGATATCAACCTAGTAACACCATATGAAATAGCATACGAAAATAAAAATAAAGAAATTCTTACTTACTTTGAAGAAGTTTGTGGAGCACCATATGAACAGATGTATCATAACCCAATTCGTACCGGTATGCATCCAGATCCATCAATCATTTGTGTGGGAGATGACTTTTATATGGTTAACTCCTCCTTTATATTCTTCCCTTGTATTCCAATCTCTCATTCCAAGGACTTAATTCATTGGAAAGTCATTGGACATGCAATTACAAACCCAGAGTGGGCGTACTTAGATGAACTAGAAGGTGGCCGTGGATATTGGGCACCAGACATTTCTTATTATGAAGGAAAATATTATATTACTGCAACCTATCGTTTAAATGACACTGGAACTGTCTATAGAAAACAAATGGTTGTTTCTTCGGATAAACCAGAAGGTCCATATTGTGAACCAGTATTTCTTGATGAGGATGGTATTGATCCATCTATCTTTACGGATGACGATGGAAGACGCTATATGTTATTAAATCGTGGAGCAAGAATATTTGAGATTAGTAAAGATGGAAAAAAACAGCTTTCCGAAGCTACCCTTTTATATTATGGGCATCAAAAGAGAGCACCGGAAGGATCGCATTTACTTAAAAAGGACGGTTGGTATTACCTTTTCCAAGCAGAAGGTGGGACCGGTCTAGGTCATCGTATCTCTGTTGCCAGATCCAAAGAACTATTTGGTGTATACACCCCATGCCCTTACAATCCGATTATGAGACAGCAGGATGAAAAGGGAGCAATCAAACGTTGTGGTCACGGAAAACCTGTGAAAACTCCAAATGGTGAGTGGTATATGGTTTACTTATGTGGCAGACAGTTAGAGGGTGAATATAGCTTACTTGGACGTGAAACAGCACTCGATCCAATTACTTGGACAGCAGATGGTTGGCCACTTGTAAATAATCTGGAAGGACCTAGTGTCCTACAAAAACTACCAAACTTAACTCCATATATTCCTGAACCGGAGTCGGATGATTTTAAGAATGGTATATTAAGCAGTTTATGGGTATCTCAACGCGTACCAGAGGAGAATGCGTATACATTTGGCAATGGATACTTAAAGATACAGGGAAGTAAAAAAGATTTAGATACGACAGAGTCAAGAAATATTTTATTACGCAGACAACAAGATTTTCACTTTACGTTTGAGGTAACAGTAGGTGATATAAACCTTAACATTGGACAGGATTATGGTTTAACCTGTTATTATGATGAAAATACGTATCTTAAATACGGTCTCTTCGAAACAAAAGAAGGTTTATTCTTACAGGTAGTGGAACACATTGATGAGGAGACAAAGATAAGCCTATCAACAAAGGTTACAAAAGGAGAGTACAGTCTTCGCATTGTGACAGAAGGGCTTAAGAGAAGCTTTTATTATCAGAGCATAGTTGATCAGGAGGAAACTAATTGGCATTCCCTTGGTCAGCTTGATCGAGTTTATTATCTATGTGATGAAGGTATCAATCGAGGAAAACGCTTTACCGGTGCTATGGTAGGTATGTATGCTCACGCTGGTGAGAACTCCTCCTTAACTGGTGAATTTAAAGACATTGTATATCAAGGTATGGACCGATAA